The Palaemon carinicauda isolate YSFRI2023 chromosome 37, ASM3689809v2, whole genome shotgun sequence genome contains a region encoding:
- the LOC137629600 gene encoding DNA polymerase iota-like isoform X1, with the protein MDKNFENLEDEWTLIPEQHQRTILHFDIDCFYAQVEMVLNPSLQGKPVGIKQKEIMITCNYVARELGVKKSMFVSEALKLLPELILVDGSDLTHYRRFSTDITKIVQTFSSCVERLGLDENYLDVTEKVSQCLDKYDKEIYGHWYGDKEENKMSKCDPCGCGCYDRLIVGSHIAREVREAIFEKTGITCCAGIAHNKLIAKLISGYHKPNDQTVIFPWQVCDLMNSLKCIKSVPGIGTVTNKALSELGISVVHELQNVPMKNLRTKFDMEMAKKLKEWSFGIDESPVRGTVLPQSIGLEDAFKIETSFSKIKVKYKTLLERLLKLLASDGREPLVMKVSARKFDLNKRYGHRDSKQVPLSSSFFSKGVVNISESAKSAMLDMIIKTFQKLVDVSKPFQLTMVGLGMTKFVDPVPKSKSIIQFLQKTSSNSNIETRQDYRKEEHDLGKTILICSDSDVSERHLELQELKFRKGSASNNIDCEQRGSFPLGSERESKNNKKQIKDMNSFANITDTKADDLCCKYTLEGNQSCKDLNGSDHFPSLKESHLSLPNNIDVEVYKALPKELQEEILSSYKSFDKIASKSVISSTSMKDHNKISCQTQKFASIEGYLLVKERVPENEIVCRKGTLSNKSISESGPSCSSSSNTLDMEYKNVTVPTQADVCKTNTEIGMQVNGCLPDGIDLDVFRELPKELQEEVMEAHQGYNKIHVVSPTKSTKLRLKKRKKVQEPSILKYLKRS; encoded by the coding sequence ATGGACAAGAATTTTGAAAATCTAGAGGATGAGTGGACTCTAATTCCAGAACAGCACCAAAGGACAATTTTGCACTTTGATATAGACTGTTTCTACGCTCAGGTCGAAATGGTGCTCAACCCAAGTCTTCAGGGGAAGCCTGTTGGTattaaacaaaaagaaattatgatCACATGTAATTATGTTGCTAGGGAACTTGGAGTCAAAAAGAGTATGTTTGTTAGTGAAGCATTAAAGTTGTTGCCAGAGTTGATACTTGTTGATGGCTCTGATCTCACGCATTATAGACGATTTTCTACAGACATAACAAAAATTGTGCAGACCTTCTCATCTTGTGTGGAACGATTAGGTCTGGATGAAAATTATTTGGATGTAACAGAGAAAGTAAGCCAGTGTTTAGAcaaatatgataaagaaatatatggACATTGGTATGGagataaagaggaaaataaaatgtccAAATGTGATCCCTGTGGCTGTGGTTGCTATGATCGACTGATAGTGGGTTCTCACATTGCCAGAGAGGTGCGTGAAGCAATTTTTGAAAAAACGGGAATAACTTGTTGTGCTGGTATTGCACATAATAAATTGATAGCCAAATTAATATCTGGATACCACAAACCAAATGATCAAACAGTTATATTTCCCTGGCAGGTTTGTGATCTTATGAATTCACTGAAGTGCATTAAATCAGTACCAGGAATTGGAACTGTAACAAACAAAGCTCTCAGTGAACTGGGTATTTCAGTGGTCCATGAACTTCAAAATGTCCCAATGAAAAATCTAAGGACAAAATTTGACATGGAAATGGCCAAGAAATTAAAGGAATGGAGCTTTGGCATTGATGAAAGTCCAGTTCGTGGTACAGTTCTTCCTCAAAGCATTGGTTTGGAAGATGCATTTAAGATAGAAACCTCGTTCTcaaaaattaaagtgaaatataaaaCTTTGTTAGAGAGGCTTTTGAAACTTTTAGCAAGTGATGGTCGAGAACCATTGGTTATGAAAGTATCTGCAAGGAAATTTGACTTGAACAAGAGATATGGTCATAGAGATTCAAAGCAAGTTCCTTTGTCATCATCTTTCTTCTCAAAAGGTGTTGTAAATATTAGTGAAAGTGCAAAATCAGCAATGTTGGACATGATTATCAAAACATTCCAGAAATTGGTTGATGTAAGTAAGCCTTTCCAACTTACAATGGTTGGACTTGGGATGACTAAATTTGTAGATCCTGTGCCAAAATCAAAGTCGATCATTCAGTTTCTTCAGAAGACGTCAAGTAACAGTAACATTGAGACAAGACAAGATTACAGAAAGGAGGAACATGATTTAGGGAAAACTATTCTCATTTGTAGTGATTCTGATGTATCTGAAAGACATCTAGAATTACAAGAGTTGAAATTTAGAAAAGGAAGTGCTTCAAATAATATTGATTGTGAACAGAGAGGATCATTCCCATTAGGgtctgaaagagaaagcaaaaataacaaaaaacaaataaaagatatgaattCTTTTGCTAACATAACAGACACTAAAGCAGATGATCTGTGTTGTAAATATACTCTTGAAGGCAATCAGTCATGCAAAGATCTAAATGGTAGTGATCATTTTCCTAGCTTAAAGGAAAGCCATTTGTCCTTGCCCAACAATATTGATGTTGAAGTATATAAAGCTTTACCCAAAGAACTCCAAGAAGAAATTCTTTCATCATACAAAAGttttgacaaaatagctagtaAATCTGTCATTTCTTCAACCTCCATGAAAGATCATAATAAAATCTCATGTCAGACTCAAAAGTTTGCTAGTATAGAGGGCTATTTATTGGTCAAGGAAAGGGTTCCAGAAAATGAAATTGTATGTAGGAAAGGAACCTTGAGTAACAAGAGTATAAGTGAAAGTGGTCCATCTTGTAGTTCAAGTTCAAATACCTTAGATATGGAATACAAAAATGTTACTGTCCCCACCCAGGCTGATGTATGTAAGACAAATACAGAGATTGGGATGCAGGTTAATGGTTGTTTGCCAGATGGTATAGACCTTGATGTGTTTAGAGAACTTCCCAAAGAATTACAGGAGGAAGTAATGGAAGCACACCAGGGGTATAATAAGATACATGTAGTTAGTCCAACAAAGTCTACTAAATTGcggttaaagaaaagaaaaaaggttcAAGAACCATCAATACTGAAGTATTTAAAGAGATcgtaa